The genomic stretch atttcatgaaactcccgaaaaagttcaggtacctgaaaataaagaaagtgatgagatctccacaagttatgtcgcttcggaactgacacaaaatgatcgtcgacgatatatttaatacaatatagtgcacaatattgtaaaagattgtgaggatcggactagcagtccagacacttgaagatgtcataccatttagatacaagtcttaacctatatgacttatttggctaaatctatatgaagatccttgaaggattgaaaatgcccgaagcatataattcaaagtcttgagaaatgtactcgatcaaattataaagatctttgtacggtttaaagcaatctgtgcgcgtgtggtataatcgcctcagtaaatatttgctgaaagaaagttacataaattatgttatttgtccatgtatttttataaagaaaatatcatcaaaatttgttacacttgctgtttatgttggtgacataaatcttattggaactccagaagagctccaagggggtcttaaaaatacttttacatggacaaagtgtacccattaagtacaccaatgaatattcaatcacttgaagtgaataaggatccgttccaacctctagaagaggatgaagaGCTCCTTGGttctgaaatactctatctcggtgtagatggtgcacttatttatcttgctaatgctaacaaaagtggtgcagatcgtattgatAATGCaaatgcaggttatttatctgatagccataaagctcgatttcaaaccggcaagcagggagtgcatatgattgagatcagtgattcattcgagaaacatgtgagttggaatgtgataaaagacccacaatattatacggagacaatatttcatgcatagcactattaaagggaggatttataaaaggagatagaacgaagaacatttcaccagaattattctacatacatgatcttcaggaaaattgtgacattgatgtgcatcaaattagttcaagtgacaatccagcagattgtctttaccaacatcaatttttgagaatatggtatacaagattggaatgcggagactcaaatatttgaaataaggttttcttcagggggagtaaaatgcgcgatgtactctttttcccttactaaggtttttcccacaacgttttccttataaggtttttaatgaggcagccagcaatgcgtattactaaatatgtgtactctttttccttcactagaatttttcccacgtggtttttcctagtaaggttttaatgaggcacattatcttttaatgaacatccaaggggagtgttataaatatattatattatggatgttcatttagtactccgttgtaaataaacttcctgaagaagcttatccatatgagactccaccgtaaatatgtttatctatttaagcactctattgtaaataagcttcctgaagaagcttatcacttcgatacccagttatggataaacattaccccggtagaagattatccataccgggtataataagtttatccttttagtacccagttatggataaatattatccccggtagaagattatccataccgggtataataagcttatcctttcagtacccagttatgaaTAAACATTActtccggtagaagattatccataccgagtataataagcttatcctttcagtacccaattatggataaatattatccccgatagaagattatccataccgggtataataagcttatcctttcagtacccagttatggataaacattacccccggtagaagattatccatatcaggtataataagcttatcctttcagtactccgttatggataaacattgctctgaGTAGAAGactatccatatctggtatagtagcagcttacacagcagctttctttcttctataaatagaagagatttcagttcattatgtacatcagtttgaattcgaataatgtATCAGTTTCTcttatacttgtctttactttatagtctttattttataacagttAAGAATATTCTAAGTCAAAGAATATTTTCATTATTGAAGCTTTtcctacttttttttttttgttattgagGTTTAAATAGGAAATTTTGTATGATGTTACAATTTATTATGTATTTCTAAGACatataattttattaattttggGAAAATAAAGTCGATTTTCTTCCCATTTAACTTAAAATTTTAGTAATATAATCAAGTTGGAATAAAGGGATCGGAGTAGAACTAAAAGAAAGTAAATGCAAGGGTAAAATTGTGACGTCCGCCAACAACTTTCATCTCAACTAACATATTAACCACTAGTAGATATTGTTATTCTAACATTTCAAAGCGGTTGGTCAAGTAGTATGTAGTGTCACCCGATCTTATAGCTAATCCCTTCAAATATCACAGCCCATGAAATAACCTTGTCTTCGCATCAATGAACCAAACGATCCCCGAGTGTGGATAAACTCGCACCGTCGCATCAATGAACCAAACGATCCCTGAGTGTGGATAAATTCGCACCGAAACAAACTACATAGTGATAGGAAGATCAAATTATTGTGCCGAAAAAGAAATATCCAAACAATCTGTGGTTATAAAAATAACATCTTCGGGCCACTTTTATATTTTCGTTAACTGGACTATAGAAAGATGATTTTTTAAagttacaaaagaaaaaaaagggagaaatttaaaaatagccggATTTACAAGtggtctgtcacgacccaaaccgatgggccacgacgggcacccggtaccttactcaaccgagtaccaatttaacgtatatttcttattacatcatcatacaCACGTGACATACATGCCTAATATgtcaacatgatcatttataaactcaaaacataagccgacaaggccgtacaatctttcacgtacacggcATATgtgtacaagcctctaagagtacataaatgtcataaaggtcaggacagggccCTGCTATACTAATCAGTACATGTCCTAATCATACTGACCACATAagcaactccagagcaaatggagcgctccaacaccttccgctgagctgatagcctacttggaggactctcgacctgtctatcaggactgCGGGCATGAAGcacagcgtccccaagcaaaagggacgtcaatacgaataatgtaccgagtatataacactcataaataagtacataacatacatggaagaaatataaagtaacggactcaacttgtaagtatggctagctctgtaaatcatgaaataattatagtgtcatgcatatgcgtatgaatgtcatgtcgtgcataggtacatgtttcgtAACATCATCAGGCTTCTaaggacatcccatcatatcatctcggccactgtgggcaaaatcatcaacgtataccagctgatcaggtggtggtgcatatataacgccataacttttttccatatcccataaaaatataatatacatatatatgcgtatataacgccgtttggtcatgggtcaatgtgcatatgtaaatgcatgaaatgcacgTGAAAATAAGTTAATAAAAtatctcggtacgtcataagatcattatgtctctgattaatatcatgaaataaactttgccaacttacgtatttttgaaaCCCataaacagatgatagaataatatgacacatgagaGAACATGAATATACACATCTCTAatatttctacgaatagagtaatttatgaaagttgtgcatttgctcgtttcgttcgtatagatcatgctaaaaagaaaaaaagaatagcctttacatacctggagtagaaaaATACGTATGATATTTTAGAAAAAATTGCATCGTACTCCTTTAGAATTGCAAAATTATACGTTGTTACTGTGCCACGAAATCTTGTTGGTTGAAGGAATCAATTGTAGCGTTTAGAAAATGAAGAAATCTTTCTTCATGTCTGGTTGTAGAAAGTTTGGTTGAAAGACGTTATGTAAAATGGCTAACTTTGGTTGAAAGAAGAATTATCATTCTGATGGTTTTTGGTTTAGCCTTTACTGGATATGGAAAATAATAAAGTGAAGGTGTATCATTTTGCCACCTGACTTCTTTACAATGTGGCTAGTTGCCACGTTTTGAGGGAATGGCAAATATTAaactttatccacttattagttaattgggtaatgttctgttactcggtaattaatcaattacccgcataattaagaattgtctcaaattacttaaaattctacttattcttaatacactttatatatctCACTATCATGGTCacatggtaccttgtatggtactagttcataaatatcgggtattaatgctcgacccgtattttaccCCACATGCCAAACATGGatgaaaattcattttatttgacttgcttcccctttcaccttcacgaatttattcatcacttgtaaaatagcataatccttataatctccaaataatcttttacttggactgatgtcaattaccttatgaccaattcaacgtacaatactacagggtgcaacatcatcgtaatttaatactgtgaagcgtaacatcatcgtaatgtaatactgcagagggtaacattaTTGTAAGATATTATTTCatagcataacatcgacgtaaaaCTGCGGGACGTAAcatggtcattcaaaaatagccacagttttaaaagtaatcgaaatttagccacttttcaggtaaagataaatctaaacgaaaacactattcaaaatacgaaaaaatactccagcataatatactgaagttccagtatattatactggaactccagtctaatatactggagttccaatataatatactggagtttggagcaccggtgctccagtctctagtatattatactggagccagcaaagtataccgatcccgcataatatgctggaagttcatattatgctggatcggtctctgttgcagcaaattagtggttatttttcaatgacttggcaaacgctggctatttttgaatgaccagtctgaaAACTGACTAAACCGTGCTATTTTAACGAAAAAAAGTGACTTTTGTGTTACAAACCTTACCTTGAATAACCACCGATGAAACTAAAACTTAGAGATAACAAGGTACAATCCATGGAAAAACATATAAATGAATACTAGGTAAAGATGGATATGGCAGAACTGAAGGTAAAATGCTGACAAAATTTGACAAGTTGTATGGATAATGGGTTCTCGAGCACCTTAAATAGTCCTCAATAGAAAGAAACAAGTAGTAACTGAACGTGAAACCAGAATACAGCTATATAATTATTTCTAATATTTTTGTTCTTTGAGGTATGTTTAGGTAACTGAAGAATGTCTAGAAACAATATTTCATGAAAGGATGTGTAGCTAGCTTGAAATATGTTCTAAAAAGCTTCTCTCACGAACCAATGTCAACCTACAACGTTATTGGTGAAGAGGATTTCTGATTGAACAAGCGTTTGTTACGCCTGCTCCCAGCCACCGAGCCTCGTCCCTGGGTCATAGTTTGTAAATAGTCGAAACTCATTGCCTAGTTTGCTCGAGTGATGTGGCCTAAAAACGCATGGACGTAAACCCAAGAGCTCTGTAGCCCTATCCATTTGCACTTCACCTGCATgtccaagaaaaagaaaaaaagaaagagaggttAAGAACATTCAAGGCATACACTGGTTATCTTCAAGACAGGATATCCTTCTTCActttctccctttttttctctctttgctTTACTTCAGTAGCATTCTCACTCGCTTTTCTTCTAAAAAAATTTCTTCCTCTTTTTGGTTTGGAGACAGATGAAAGTCGATAAACCTTGTCTCTAAACCATTTGATGGTTTCGACTTTTTAATCAAACGTTATATTTGCTACTAACCTCCATaaaaggtaggggtaagatcaGCGTACACTCTACCATCCCCAGACCCAACTTGTGGAATTGcattgggtttgttgttgttgttgttgtaatatttGCTACTATTAAAATTAGTAAGCAGCTTCATGACAACCATGAAGAATGAAAACAGGCAGAAATAACTACATTCAATGTTTAATGATCCTTAAGAAAAAAATAACTAGATTCAATGACCTATAACAAGACGAACGATGGGAGGCCAGGTCCCAAAACACCTTAAAATTCAGTATGTACCTGTGAGTAAAAGCAAGTAAGGTGGTCCTGGTCTCATGAGAAAAGAAATTGTTTGAGCGACTTTCTCTAAGCATTCCCGactctgaaaattttaaaaaaagggtATTGAATAAACCATCGCGTAAATGTCAAACTTGCACAGAGGTAATGACAATGATGTGAATAATTCACTTTCATAGAATTCCCCACTCTGAAAAATAAAAGAACAGAGGTGAATGAATCATCGTACAAATGTTAAACTTGCACAAGACAAGTAACGTCAATAATGGAATTAATTCATCTTCAGAATCACAACAGTGCATAAAAGCTGTAAGTTTTCTAACAGAGATAAAAGAGGTTAATTGAACGAGAAGTATCTATTCTTTTCTAGGTTACAAAACAGCCTTCTAATATAGCTGAAGATGCTCTAGAGGTCAGTTTCAGGCAAGCCTATCTTCAGGTTTTTTAAAGCAGGATCCTTGCATTTTTAGAGAGGTAAACCATGCTTATCTTGAGGCTTAGAGGTAACCCATGCTGACCTTGGAAATGCAGATTAATAGAAGGTAAAGACaatggaaataaaataaaaaggcaGAAGAAAGAGGTAAAGATAAAAATAGTGTTTGTGAGGCATGAGCAATTATTTTTGATAAATAATATTTATGAGCATTTTCCAACTAGATATTAATGCCTGTTGCCCGAAGAATAACAAATCAGAAAAACGAACAATCAAGGCAGCATAGAATTCTCTCAGTAATGGAGACCAGTAGAAACTGAAAAGAAGCATGAGGTTAATAGGTGAATTTTCTGATAGAAGAGAAAGTAACATTTGACATTAAGATGACCAAAtttagagaagaaaagaaaagggcaaGAATAAGATTCACTAAAAACTTGCATGCCAGACTATGGAACAGTCAAAATTTGGGATACTTTCATGCAAACTATGCAATTTTttcatataccataccatccaaAGGTGAGAAACCCATAACTAAGCAATGGATGATCTTCGACTATAGGCAAAATTCTGAATATAAGAAAGACAATTTATTTATAGATATCTCTTAACTATACAAGGGAATTTCAGAAATCAAATTAGTCACAAGTAAAAATGAAATATAGTACAAAAAAAGATACTCTTTAATAATCATAGAACCACTTCAGTATACAGCACATATCAGCTCTCACCAGGTAAGGAGGATCTGCAACAATTATTGGATATGAGCGCTTCAATGATGAAGGAAGATCTTCTGGTTGGTTGTAGTCGTAGAATGTGAACTCGCTTCCATGCtgttcaaaccgtttgtcatacTCTAAGAGTTGTGCTGGTACATTAGGGTCAATTTTCTGAAACCGAGTAATAAAACAAAGCATTAGAAGTTGGAAAATATATCAGTTCACCATGAAGAACTAAAGATCAGATAACAGGCAAATGTAAGAAGAACGTCAGTAATTGCTTCCCAAGCACTTCTACTAGTGCAATGACATGCTTGAAACAATATGACACAGATTATAAATTTCTTATATAATCCACAATTGTGCATGCAAATAATTTACATACACATATGAAGATGACATAGATATACACATAGAAAACCAAGGAAATATAGATGAATGTAcacagatttttttttttttgataaggcaGAAGATTTAGATGCAAGTTT from Nicotiana sylvestris chromosome 12, ASM39365v2, whole genome shotgun sequence encodes the following:
- the LOC104218408 gene encoding uncharacterized protein, with the translated sequence METAKDTVHHDVVLEADGDDDTPALSSHALEALKEFLAEQNGALAEASSAAAVEQQAEDDVALVTEDWRLSQFWYDRETAETVAAEVLALCRSIDSPAVACIACPTLYAYLKKIDPNVPAQLLEYDKRFEQHGSEFTFYDYNQPEDLPSSLKRSYPIIVADPPYLSRECLEKVAQTISFLMRPGPPYLLLLTGEVQMDRATELLGLRPCVFRPHHSSKLGNEFRLFTNYDPGTRLGGWEQA